In Alkalihalobacterium alkalinitrilicum, a genomic segment contains:
- the hfq gene encoding RNA chaperone Hfq: MKQSVNIQDQFLNQLRKDNIAVTVFLLNGFQLRGLIKAFDNFTIILESEGKQQLVYKHAISTFAPQRNVQVNIDPEQQS, from the coding sequence ATGAAGCAATCCGTTAACATTCAAGACCAATTCCTAAATCAACTACGCAAGGATAATATCGCAGTTACTGTTTTCTTACTAAACGGTTTCCAATTACGTGGATTAATTAAAGCGTTTGATAATTTCACAATTATCCTCGAGAGTGAAGGAAAACAGCAACTTGTTTATAAACATGCTATTTCTACTTTTGCTCCACAGCGTAATGTTCAAGTAAATATTGATCCTGAACAACAATCTTAA
- the spoVK gene encoding stage V sporulation protein K gives MKNTTVTRSKGQINVVLNRENKREKERLYLKEQTFGNTLTEKHEVLEQMESEFSSLVGLHDVKRLLKEVYAWLYINNCRKENGLKSSKQSLHMIFKGNPGTGKTTVARLIARLFHEMEVLSKGHLIEVERADLVGEYIGHTAQKTREVLKKALGGVLFIDEAYSLARGGEKDFGKEAIDTLVKAMEDQQHDFVLILAGYGREMDYFLSLNPGLPSRFPITIPFEDYSTEELMEISRIMLGEREYQLSRQGEQKIREYLSRIKGEHGRTFSNGRFVRNLIEQAIRTQAVRLLVEGKYDRQSLSTLQAEDFDFEKSRVQPFS, from the coding sequence ATGAAAAACACAACAGTTACCCGCTCGAAAGGACAGATAAATGTTGTCCTGAACCGTGAAAATAAACGCGAAAAAGAACGTTTATATTTAAAAGAACAAACTTTTGGAAATACATTGACTGAAAAACATGAAGTGCTGGAACAGATGGAAAGTGAGTTTTCATCGTTAGTAGGGTTGCATGATGTAAAACGGTTATTAAAAGAAGTATATGCATGGCTTTACATTAATAACTGTCGAAAAGAAAATGGCTTAAAAAGTTCAAAACAATCACTCCATATGATTTTTAAAGGGAACCCTGGAACTGGAAAAACGACGGTCGCTCGTTTAATAGCGAGACTTTTTCACGAAATGGAAGTTCTATCTAAAGGTCATTTAATTGAAGTAGAGAGAGCTGATTTGGTAGGGGAATATATTGGACATACAGCACAAAAAACGAGAGAAGTACTAAAAAAAGCATTAGGTGGAGTCCTCTTTATTGATGAAGCTTATTCATTGGCTCGTGGTGGAGAAAAAGATTTCGGTAAAGAAGCGATTGACACACTTGTTAAAGCGATGGAGGATCAGCAACATGATTTTGTTTTAATTCTAGCAGGATACGGTAGGGAAATGGATTACTTTTTATCCTTAAACCCAGGCTTACCATCACGATTTCCGATTACGATCCCATTTGAAGACTATTCCACTGAAGAGCTTATGGAGATTAGTAGGATTATGTTAGGCGAAAGAGAGTATCAACTTTCGAGACAGGGAGAACAGAAAATTCGTGAATATTTAAGCCGGATAAAAGGGGAACACGGAAGGACTTTTAGTAATGGTCGATTTGTTCGTAATTTAATTGAGCAAGCAATTCGAACTCAAGCTGTTCGTCTACTAGTCGAAGGGAAGTATGATCGTCAGTCCTTATCTACTCTTCAAGCGGAAGACTTTGACTTTGAAAAATCGAGGGTTCAACCGTTTTCTTGA
- the hflX gene encoding GTPase HflX, with protein MKNQTQERVILAGCQTKERDDDHFLYSMEELKSLTNTANGKVVATIDQKKVSIDPATYLGRGKIEELSLLIEEKEAEVVIFNDELSAGQIRNISSICGEGVRVIDRTQLILDIFAQRAQSKEGKLQVELAQLNYLLPRLMGRGLALSRLGGGIGTRGPGETQLETDRRHIRRRMDEIKEQLSTIVQHRKQYRERRKENQIIQIALVGYTNAGKSTILNRLTAAETLEQNLLFATLDPTTRKMKLPSGLNVLLSDTVGFIQDLPTTLIAAFRSTLEEVREADLILHIIDASHENFAEHKKTVLKLLEGLNVNEIPILTVYNKADLVEDRENVFVHSSELLISAKKPEQLKMLPEKIEEFLKQEMNHYSTELGSDEGKLLSRIKTETILVKQTWNEDTESYTCLGYVHPNHSLAHQLNQRNI; from the coding sequence GTGAAAAATCAAACTCAAGAACGTGTCATATTAGCAGGTTGTCAAACGAAGGAAAGAGATGACGATCATTTTTTATATTCAATGGAAGAGTTGAAATCATTAACAAATACAGCAAATGGGAAAGTAGTTGCTACAATTGATCAAAAAAAAGTCTCCATCGACCCTGCCACCTACTTAGGACGCGGGAAAATTGAGGAGCTTTCATTATTAATAGAGGAAAAAGAAGCTGAAGTTGTTATTTTTAATGATGAATTGTCTGCAGGTCAAATTCGAAACATTTCTTCTATCTGTGGCGAAGGAGTTCGTGTAATTGACCGTACGCAGCTTATTTTAGATATATTTGCGCAAAGGGCGCAATCTAAAGAGGGTAAGCTCCAAGTTGAGCTTGCCCAATTAAATTACCTATTGCCACGTTTGATGGGGAGAGGATTGGCATTATCTCGTCTAGGTGGGGGGATCGGTACACGTGGTCCAGGTGAGACCCAACTAGAAACCGATCGAAGACATATCCGCCGGCGTATGGATGAAATTAAAGAACAATTATCAACAATAGTCCAACATCGAAAGCAATACCGTGAACGAAGAAAAGAAAATCAAATTATCCAAATAGCACTAGTCGGCTATACGAATGCTGGAAAGTCGACAATTTTAAATCGTTTAACCGCAGCGGAAACATTAGAACAAAACTTATTATTTGCTACGTTGGATCCAACGACGAGAAAAATGAAACTACCTAGTGGCTTAAATGTGTTATTATCTGATACCGTTGGCTTTATCCAAGATTTACCGACCACATTAATTGCGGCTTTTCGTTCTACGCTAGAAGAAGTTAGAGAAGCTGATCTAATTTTACATATAATAGATGCCTCACACGAAAATTTTGCTGAGCATAAAAAGACAGTTTTGAAATTACTAGAAGGATTGAATGTTAATGAAATACCGATTTTAACAGTATATAATAAAGCAGATTTAGTTGAAGATCGGGAAAATGTGTTTGTACATTCTTCAGAACTATTAATTTCTGCAAAAAAGCCAGAACAGCTTAAGATGTTACCAGAAAAAATTGAAGAGTTCCTTAAACAAGAAATGAATCATTATTCAACAGAGTTGGGTTCAGATGAGGGGAAGTTATTATCTAGAATTAAAACAGAAACGATTCTTGTGAAACAAACTTGGAATGAAGATACGGAATCTTATACGTGCTTAGGTTATGTTCATCCTAACCATTCACTTGCTCATCAATTAAACCAAAGGAATATTTAA
- a CDS encoding aminotransferase class I/II-fold pyridoxal phosphate-dependent enzyme — MYEQFSYGQQLQSVVEQTEKKLKERFEEIDRTTETNQLRVLQAFQKHRVGDFHFTPSTGYGYDDVGRDTLESIYADVFGAEAGLVRPQIISGTHAIATALFGILRPGDELIYMTGKPYDTLEEVVGIRGNGNGSLKDFKVSYNAIPLTNQGTVDFVAVEQAITEKTKVIGIQRSKGYDNRPSFTVKQIEEMIQFVKEIKKDVIVFVDNCYGEFVELKEPCHVGADIMAGSLIKNPGGGIVKTGGYLVGKKDLIELSSFRLAAPGIGSEGGASLYSLLEMYQGFFLAPHTVSQALKGAHFTAAFLESLGMNTTPAWDQKRTDLIQSVQFDDRDKMIAFCQAIQQASPINSHVVPQPSPMPGYEDDVIMAAGTFIQGASIELTADGPLRPPYVAYVQGGLTYSHVKIAVIRAVNHLLETKQLSI; from the coding sequence ATGTACGAACAATTTTCTTATGGTCAGCAATTACAATCCGTTGTCGAACAAACTGAAAAAAAATTAAAAGAGCGATTTGAAGAAATCGATCGAACAACTGAAACGAATCAACTTCGAGTATTACAAGCCTTTCAAAAACATCGAGTAGGAGACTTTCATTTTACACCGTCTACTGGCTATGGCTATGATGATGTAGGTAGAGATACATTAGAATCGATCTATGCTGACGTGTTTGGAGCGGAAGCGGGTTTAGTCCGTCCTCAAATTATTTCAGGTACACATGCGATTGCAACAGCTCTATTTGGAATACTACGTCCTGGCGATGAGTTAATATATATGACAGGAAAACCATACGACACGTTAGAAGAAGTTGTTGGGATCCGTGGAAATGGAAATGGTTCCTTAAAAGATTTTAAAGTGTCCTATAATGCCATCCCATTGACAAACCAAGGAACGGTGGATTTCGTAGCTGTTGAACAAGCAATAACAGAAAAGACAAAAGTGATTGGGATTCAACGTTCAAAAGGTTACGATAATCGTCCTTCATTTACGGTTAAACAAATTGAAGAAATGATTCAATTCGTTAAAGAAATTAAGAAGGATGTCATTGTTTTCGTTGATAATTGTTACGGAGAATTCGTAGAATTAAAGGAACCTTGTCATGTTGGAGCGGATATAATGGCAGGGTCTCTTATTAAAAATCCTGGTGGTGGGATTGTAAAAACCGGAGGCTATTTAGTAGGAAAAAAGGATTTGATTGAATTATCCTCCTTTAGGTTAGCTGCACCCGGTATCGGGTCAGAAGGAGGCGCTTCATTATACAGTTTACTTGAGATGTATCAGGGATTCTTTTTAGCACCTCATACAGTTTCTCAGGCGTTAAAAGGAGCACATTTCACCGCTGCATTTCTCGAAAGTCTAGGAATGAACACAACACCTGCCTGGGATCAAAAAAGAACGGATCTAATCCAATCTGTACAATTTGATGATCGGGATAAAATGATAGCCTTTTGTCAGGCGATTCAGCAAGCATCGCCGATTAATTCGCATGTTGTACCTCAACCTAGTCCAATGCCAGGATATGAAGATGATGTAATTATGGCAGCGGGAACGTTTATACAAGGAGCTAGTATTGAACTCACGGCGGATGGCCCACTTCGTCCACCATATGTTGCTTATGTTCAAGGGGGGTTAACATATTCACACGTGAAGATCGCAGTAATAAGAGCAGTAAATCATTTACTAGAAACCAAACAGTTATCTATTTAA
- a CDS encoding MerR family transcriptional regulator, with product MNDQIRRNMPLFSIGIVKQLTELSARQIRYYEEHQLIHPIRTNGNQRIFSFNDVDRLLEIKSLIEQGINISGIKKILELNEKANEITAITPIGKQEAEISDKELRKHLKNELIMAGRNGKASIIQGQLSRFFH from the coding sequence ATGAACGATCAAATTCGCCGTAATATGCCGTTGTTTTCAATTGGAATTGTGAAGCAGTTGACAGAGTTATCAGCAAGGCAAATTCGTTATTATGAAGAACATCAACTTATTCACCCAATTCGAACAAACGGGAATCAGCGGATATTTTCATTTAATGACGTAGACAGATTACTAGAAATAAAATCACTCATTGAACAAGGGATTAACATTTCTGGAATCAAGAAAATTTTGGAATTAAATGAAAAGGCAAATGAAATAACCGCAATTACTCCAATAGGTAAGCAAGAAGCTGAAATTTCAGACAAAGAACTACGTAAACATTTAAAAAATGAACTGATAATGGCTGGGCGAAACGGGAAGGCTTCTATTATACAAGGTCAGCTTTCGCGCTTCTTCCACTAA
- the glnA gene encoding type I glutamate--ammonia ligase: MSKFTKEDILRISKEENVRFIRLQFSDLMGIIKNVEIPVNQLPKALSNQMMFDGSSIEGFVRIEESDMYLYPDLDTWVIFPWTSEKGKVARLICDVYQPGKPGEDPTPFAGDPRGILKRVLKEAEKLGFKSFNIGPEPEFFLFKNDEKGEPTLELNDKGGYFDLAPTDLGENCRRDIVLELEEMGFEIEASHHEVAPGQHEIDFKYADAIKACDEIQTFKLVVKTIARKHGLHATFMPKPLFGVNGSGMHCNMSLFTAEGNAFYDESTDSQLSETAMQFLAGILEHAEGFTAITNPLVNSYKRLVPGYEAPVYVAWSMRNRSPLIRIPNSRGLSTRVEVRSPDPAANPYLAMAVMLAAGLDGIKRKLTPPKATDRNIYIMSKEEREEEGIKDLPATLKQAMDKLVKDEVLVKALGEHAVEHFVEAKEIEWDMFRSQVHPWEREQYLSLY, encoded by the coding sequence ATGTCTAAATTTACTAAAGAAGATATTCTAAGAATTTCTAAAGAAGAGAATGTTCGTTTTATCCGTCTTCAATTTTCAGATTTAATGGGAATTATTAAAAACGTTGAAATACCTGTTAATCAACTTCCAAAAGCATTAAGTAATCAAATGATGTTTGACGGATCTTCAATTGAAGGGTTTGTACGTATTGAGGAATCGGATATGTACCTCTATCCTGATCTTGATACATGGGTTATTTTCCCTTGGACTTCAGAGAAAGGTAAAGTAGCTCGTTTAATTTGTGATGTTTACCAACCAGGTAAGCCTGGTGAAGACCCAACGCCATTTGCTGGAGATCCTCGTGGAATTTTAAAACGTGTGTTAAAAGAAGCTGAAAAGTTAGGATTTAAATCATTCAACATTGGTCCAGAACCAGAATTTTTCTTGTTCAAAAATGATGAAAAAGGTGAGCCTACTTTAGAATTAAATGATAAAGGTGGTTATTTTGACCTTGCACCAACAGACTTAGGTGAAAACTGTCGTCGTGATATCGTTCTAGAATTAGAGGAAATGGGCTTTGAGATTGAAGCATCTCACCATGAAGTAGCACCAGGACAACATGAAATTGATTTTAAATATGCAGATGCAATTAAAGCGTGCGATGAAATTCAAACGTTTAAATTAGTTGTAAAAACAATTGCTCGTAAACACGGCTTACACGCAACTTTCATGCCTAAACCATTATTTGGTGTTAACGGTTCAGGGATGCATTGTAATATGTCTTTATTCACAGCAGAAGGAAATGCATTTTATGATGAATCTACAGATTCTCAATTAAGTGAAACTGCAATGCAATTCTTAGCTGGTATTTTAGAGCATGCAGAAGGATTTACAGCAATTACAAATCCACTTGTAAACTCATATAAGCGTTTAGTACCTGGTTATGAAGCACCAGTATACGTAGCGTGGTCTATGCGTAACCGTAGTCCGTTAATCCGTATCCCTAACTCACGCGGTTTAAGTACTCGTGTAGAAGTTCGTTCTCCAGACCCTGCGGCTAATCCATATTTAGCAATGGCTGTAATGCTTGCTGCAGGACTTGACGGTATTAAACGTAAATTAACTCCACCAAAAGCTACTGATCGTAACATTTACATCATGAGCAAAGAAGAGCGTGAAGAAGAAGGAATTAAAGATTTACCAGCAACATTAAAACAAGCGATGGATAAGCTTGTAAAAGACGAAGTATTAGTTAAAGCACTTGGTGAGCATGCTGTAGAACACTTTGTTGAAGCAAAAGAAATTGAGTGGGATATGTTCAGATCGCAAGTTCACCCTTGGGAGCGTGAGCAATACCTTTCACTATATTAA
- the lexA gene encoding transcriptional repressor LexA, with protein MTKLSKRQQEILDYIKTEVRKKGYPPSVREIGEAVGLASSSTVHGHLSRLEKKGLIRRDPTKPRAIEVIDQEQIGAEQGIDTRTAFVPVIGKVTAGQPITAIENVEEYIPLPERLVSNDSVYVLIIDGDSMIEAGIFDGDMVIVRQQQTANNGDIIVAMTEEDEATVKRFFREKDYIRLQPENSTMEPIILKSCTILGKVIGVFRTIH; from the coding sequence ATGACAAAATTATCAAAAAGACAACAAGAAATCTTAGATTATATTAAAACTGAAGTACGAAAAAAAGGTTATCCACCTTCTGTTCGGGAAATTGGCGAAGCAGTGGGACTAGCCTCTAGCTCTACTGTACATGGTCATCTTTCTCGCCTTGAGAAAAAGGGACTTATTCGGCGCGACCCTACAAAACCGAGAGCTATAGAGGTTATTGACCAAGAACAAATAGGAGCGGAACAAGGTATTGACACTAGAACAGCATTTGTCCCAGTCATTGGTAAAGTTACTGCTGGACAACCTATTACTGCGATCGAGAACGTCGAAGAGTATATCCCATTACCTGAACGGTTAGTCTCAAATGATTCTGTCTATGTTCTTATCATAGATGGAGATAGTATGATAGAGGCTGGAATATTTGATGGAGATATGGTAATTGTTCGTCAACAACAAACAGCCAACAATGGAGACATTATCGTTGCTATGACTGAAGAAGATGAAGCTACAGTAAAGCGATTTTTCAGAGAGAAAGATTATATCCGACTTCAGCCTGAAAATTCAACAATGGAACCGATTATACTTAAGAGTTGTACAATTCTCGGAAAAGTGATTGGAGTTTTCCGAACCATTCATTAA
- the yneA gene encoding cell division suppressor protein YneA: protein MKFVNLTRQELTLVLLFVLSIAFFAFMSVVGAEKQGITETIEVVVNEGDTLWGFATNYEHPFSIEEFIHWVIQTNEMEKSSLIAGQTLTIPVDTNSR from the coding sequence ATGAAATTCGTAAATTTAACTCGACAAGAATTAACACTAGTATTATTATTTGTACTTTCTATAGCATTTTTTGCTTTTATGTCTGTCGTGGGTGCTGAGAAACAAGGAATAACTGAAACTATTGAGGTTGTTGTTAATGAAGGAGATACTTTATGGGGCTTTGCAACAAATTATGAGCACCCATTCTCCATAGAGGAATTTATTCATTGGGTAATACAAACGAATGAGATGGAAAAAAGTAGTTTAATAGCTGGGCAAACGTTAACCATCCCAGTAGATACGAACAGTAGGTGA
- a CDS encoding YneB family resolvase-like protein — protein MKAVVYCRVSTNNEEQTSSLHRQAEELLDLANRLDFEVVKVIKERQSGYENDREGIIEVLELLRGGVDVLLIQDDTRLGRGNTKTALLYQVRKMNKKIYTLCNLGNQLEPSEMDTILMDIVSIIEEYQRKLHNMKIKRGMKKAIKNGYDPEKNLLRHQVGGRKRKDIPIDEILKLRKKGLTFSEISSFLNGLGYNTSKATVNRRYLEYMDKENNVE, from the coding sequence ATTAAAGCAGTAGTTTACTGTAGAGTGAGTACAAACAATGAGGAACAAACCTCCTCGCTACATCGACAAGCGGAGGAATTATTAGATTTAGCTAACCGATTAGATTTTGAAGTTGTTAAAGTGATAAAGGAACGTCAAAGTGGATATGAAAATGATAGAGAAGGAATTATAGAAGTATTGGAGTTACTTAGAGGTGGTGTAGATGTACTACTTATCCAAGATGATACTCGACTTGGTAGAGGCAATACGAAAACTGCTTTATTATATCAAGTTAGAAAGATGAATAAAAAAATATATACGCTTTGCAATTTAGGAAACCAACTAGAGCCATCAGAGATGGATACGATCCTAATGGATATTGTTAGTATCATTGAAGAATACCAGCGAAAATTACATAATATGAAAATTAAAAGAGGCATGAAAAAAGCAATAAAGAATGGGTATGATCCTGAAAAAAACTTGTTAAGACATCAGGTGGGTGGGAGAAAGAGGAAAGATATTCCAATCGATGAAATTCTTAAGTTGAGAAAAAAAGGGCTTACATTCTCAGAGATTAGTAGTTTTTTAAATGGACTTGGGTACAATACATCTAAAGCAACCGTCAATCGCAGGTACCTAGAATACATGGATAAAGAGAACAATGTTGAATGA
- a CDS encoding DUF896 domain-containing protein, translating into MLSKEKIARINELAKRGKTTGLTTKEAEEQKKLRAEYVQTFRASFKQQLHSVKVVDEKGQDVTPQKLKDAKKGNGGIQH; encoded by the coding sequence ATGTTATCTAAAGAGAAAATTGCAAGAATTAATGAACTTGCCAAAAGAGGTAAGACTACGGGATTGACGACGAAAGAGGCTGAAGAACAGAAAAAATTACGAGCAGAGTACGTTCAAACGTTCCGGGCTTCGTTTAAACAGCAACTTCATTCAGTGAAAGTTGTCGACGAAAAAGGGCAAGATGTTACCCCGCAAAAACTAAAAGATGCCAAAAAGGGAAATGGTGGGATCCAACATTAG
- the tkt gene encoding transketolase: protein MTTHVETLAVNTIRTLSIDSIEKANSGHPGMPMGAAPMAFSLWTKYMAHNPNNPEWFNRDRFVLSAGHGSMLLYSLLHLTGYDLSIEELQNFRQWGSKTPGHPEFKHTPGVEATTGPLGQGVAMAVGMAMAERHLASTYNKENFPIVDHYTYSICGDGDLMEGVSQEAASLAGHLKLGRLVILYDSNDISLDGDLNMSFSENVAKRYDAYGWQVIRVEDGNDLDEIGKAIESAKADERPTLIEVKTTIGYGSPNKSGKSASHGAPLGTDEVKLTKESYQWSFDNEFHIPDEVAEYYANVKEQGAKQEIEWNELFSKYKDAYPELAKQFEMAVNGELPEGWADDAPVYEVGKGVATRSASGDAINAFASKIPQLIGGSADLASSNKTLMKDTGNFNREDYSGKNIWFGVREFAMGAAVNGMALHGGVKVFGATFFVFSDYLRPAIRLSALMKLPVIYVFTHDSIAVGEDGPTHEPVEQLASLRAMPDISIIRPADGHETVSAWRLALESKDQPTLLVLSRQNLTTQETTQETSYEGVKKGAYVVSKAKGDVNALLLASGSEVMLAVEAQKVLEKEGIYSSVISIPSWDRFEKQSAEYKESIIPSDVKVRLGIEMGSSLGWSKYVGDHGDVIAIDRFGASAPGEKIMEEYGFTVENVVARVKAMLQK from the coding sequence ATGACAACTCACGTTGAAACTTTAGCAGTAAATACGATTAGAACGTTATCAATTGATAGTATTGAGAAAGCAAATTCAGGACATCCTGGTATGCCGATGGGAGCAGCTCCAATGGCATTTTCATTATGGACAAAATACATGGCTCACAACCCAAATAATCCAGAATGGTTTAACCGAGACCGTTTTGTACTTTCAGCAGGTCACGGTTCCATGTTACTTTATAGTCTATTGCATTTAACAGGTTATGATTTGTCCATCGAGGAGTTACAAAACTTTAGACAGTGGGGAAGTAAAACACCTGGACACCCTGAATTTAAACATACTCCTGGAGTTGAAGCAACAACAGGACCGTTAGGACAAGGTGTCGCAATGGCAGTTGGAATGGCAATGGCTGAGCGTCATTTGGCAAGTACATATAATAAAGAAAACTTTCCAATCGTAGACCATTATACGTACTCTATTTGTGGTGACGGGGACTTAATGGAAGGAGTTTCACAAGAAGCCGCTTCATTAGCTGGTCATTTAAAACTAGGCCGACTTGTTATTTTATATGATTCAAATGATATTTCTCTAGACGGGGATTTAAACATGTCTTTTTCTGAGAATGTCGCAAAACGTTATGATGCATATGGATGGCAAGTTATTCGTGTGGAAGATGGTAATGATCTTGATGAAATTGGAAAAGCGATTGAATCTGCAAAAGCAGATGAACGTCCTACATTAATTGAAGTGAAAACGACAATTGGTTACGGGTCGCCAAACAAATCGGGTAAATCTGCTTCACACGGGGCACCACTTGGTACAGACGAAGTAAAGTTAACGAAGGAATCTTATCAATGGTCATTTGATAATGAATTTCATATTCCTGATGAAGTTGCTGAATACTATGCAAACGTAAAAGAACAAGGCGCAAAACAGGAAATAGAGTGGAACGAGTTATTTTCCAAGTATAAAGATGCATATCCAGAATTGGCCAAACAATTTGAAATGGCAGTAAATGGGGAACTTCCAGAAGGTTGGGCTGATGATGCACCTGTTTATGAAGTAGGTAAAGGTGTTGCGACTCGCTCTGCGTCTGGAGATGCAATTAATGCATTTGCTTCGAAAATTCCACAATTAATTGGTGGTTCGGCTGATTTAGCCTCTTCCAATAAGACGTTAATGAAAGACACCGGCAATTTTAATCGTGAAGATTATAGTGGTAAAAATATATGGTTCGGTGTTCGTGAGTTTGCAATGGGTGCTGCAGTTAATGGAATGGCTCTTCACGGCGGTGTTAAAGTCTTTGGGGCAACTTTCTTTGTATTCTCTGACTACCTACGTCCAGCGATAAGACTATCTGCACTAATGAAACTACCTGTCATTTATGTATTTACTCATGATAGTATTGCAGTTGGTGAGGACGGACCTACCCATGAACCAGTAGAACAACTAGCGTCCTTACGTGCTATGCCAGATATTTCTATTATTCGTCCTGCAGATGGTCATGAAACAGTTTCTGCTTGGCGCCTAGCCCTAGAAAGTAAAGATCAACCAACCTTACTTGTTTTATCACGACAAAACCTTACAACACAAGAAACGACTCAAGAAACTTCATATGAAGGTGTTAAGAAAGGGGCTTATGTTGTTTCTAAGGCAAAAGGTGACGTGAATGCCCTTCTATTAGCAAGTGGATCTGAAGTCATGTTAGCAGTAGAAGCACAAAAAGTATTAGAAAAAGAAGGTATTTATTCTTCTGTTATTAGTATACCGAGCTGGGATCGTTTTGAAAAACAATCTGCTGAATATAAAGAATCCATCATCCCAAGTGATGTAAAAGTACGTCTTGGTATTGAAATGGGATCTTCTCTTGGTTGGAGTAAGTATGTAGGTGATCATGGCGATGTGATTGCAATCGATCGATTTGGAGCATCTGCACCTGGAGAAAAAATTATGGAAGAGTACGGGTTTACTGTTGAGAATGTAGTAGCTCGTGTAAAAGCAATGCTTCAAAAGTAA
- a CDS encoding IS91 family transposase → MRCGSSDTGYAKYECLGCEGNPDPVFVCFTCKSRFCHRCGKKYTDEWTEKQVECILDVPHRHMVFTVPKELRQVFFKNRKKLNELAKEVAQVFDFWYKKKNKKRQLEVGVITVIHTFGRDLKFNPHIHALVTEGAIDKEKEWVPIDFIPYNYLRKSWQKLLMDLMMKWFPNRADVKQLVDQLYIRYPHGFYVNAVKKMKNAKGAAKYIGRYLARPAIAEYRIEKYDYNSVHFWYEDHQTGKKIDKKVSVYRFIYELIQHIPPKHFRMVGRFGLYSRRKNTQSKKIINVWNFMRTKQIEFLFEQKRRKKTYRQRMMEAFETDPLQCPHCKGKMDLVGIWHSEYGWVYHYMDEIEMIKHWRRRSDEREKAG, encoded by the coding sequence CTGCGTTGTGGATCTAGTGATACGGGATATGCAAAGTACGAGTGTTTAGGGTGTGAAGGGAATCCAGACCCTGTTTTCGTATGTTTTACATGTAAGAGTCGTTTTTGTCACAGGTGTGGGAAGAAATATACAGATGAATGGACCGAAAAACAAGTGGAATGTATATTAGATGTCCCTCATCGTCATATGGTGTTCACTGTACCAAAAGAGCTTCGCCAGGTGTTCTTTAAAAATCGTAAAAAATTAAATGAGTTAGCTAAAGAAGTAGCACAAGTATTTGATTTTTGGTATAAGAAGAAAAATAAGAAAAGACAGTTAGAAGTTGGTGTCATAACTGTTATTCACACATTCGGAAGAGACCTGAAATTTAACCCACATATTCATGCATTGGTTACTGAGGGCGCAATTGATAAGGAGAAGGAATGGGTTCCAATTGATTTCATTCCTTATAATTATTTGAGAAAGTCTTGGCAAAAATTATTGATGGATTTAATGATGAAATGGTTTCCAAATCGAGCCGATGTTAAACAGTTAGTTGATCAGCTATACATACGGTACCCTCATGGCTTTTATGTGAATGCAGTAAAAAAGATGAAGAATGCGAAAGGAGCTGCCAAATATATCGGGAGATATTTAGCTAGACCAGCGATTGCCGAATATCGAATTGAAAAGTATGACTATAACTCTGTCCACTTTTGGTACGAAGATCATCAGACTGGCAAAAAGATCGATAAAAAAGTGTCTGTTTATCGGTTTATTTATGAGCTCATTCAACATATACCACCAAAACATTTTCGAATGGTAGGACGGTTTGGTCTGTACAGCCGTCGAAAAAATACGCAGTCAAAAAAGATTATAAATGTGTGGAACTTTATGCGTACGAAACAGATTGAATTTCTCTTTGAACAAAAGAGAAGAAAGAAAACATACCGTCAACGAATGATGGAAGCTTTTGAAACTGATCCTCTTCAATGTCCGCACTGTAAAGGGAAAATGGATCTAGTAGGAATATGGCATTCGGAGTATGGCTGGGTCTATCATTATATGGACGAAATTGAAATGATCAAACATTGGAGGAGAAGAAGTGATGAGCGAGAAAAAGCAGGATAA